A region from the Acyrthosiphon pisum isolate AL4f chromosome A1, pea_aphid_22Mar2018_4r6ur, whole genome shotgun sequence genome encodes:
- the LOC100574109 gene encoding keratinocyte proline-rich protein-like isoform X1, translated as MNSLITAVAVLAATVTFSVVEATPVNSYRNPSPTCGTVEPFCGTVDQDSDEGCTCSGSWQPRCCCPNPQNCPHPRRYNLQSCRPQQPTTCSLPSCPAPPIATTPMPYQTIQYSPWSSTSCPDLPCSAPRPCPCHCNAPVAVPAGPLSCAPQQLPCPSCAPQQQSSCPCAEPPLSVNFPSNFANEYVSSSTPCLSPPQRPMLPKFIPVALKPLSLNIHRPSALCRPGLGVYGGPAPSLFPSLGCDTPSPYEFYNYK; from the exons ATGAACTCATTAATAACAGCCGTGGCTGTGCTAGCCGCAACAGTGACTTTCTCAGTCGTCGAG GCTACACCCGTTAACTCGTACAGAAATCCATCACCGACATGTGGCACCGTGGAACCATTTTGTGGTACAGTCGATCAGGACTCCGACGAAGGGTGCACTTGCAGTGGTTCATGGCAACCGCGTTGTTGCTGTCCGAATCCGCAAAACTGTCCTCATCCGCGTCGCTACAATCTGCAGTCGTGCAGACCACAACAACCGACGACATGCTCTCTCCCGTCTTGCCCCGCCCCCCCTATAGCAACGACACCTATGCCCTACCAGACCATCCAGTACTCCCCGTGGTCGAGCACGTCCTGCCCAGACCTCCCTTGCTCGGCCCCACGTCCTTGCCCATGCCACTGCAATGCACCTGTAGCAGTTCCAGCCGGTCCACTGTCTTGCGCCCCGCAGCAACTGCCCTGTCCGTCCTGTGCACCTCAGCAGCAGTCGTCTTGTCCATGCGCTGAGCCACCCTTGTCGGTTAACTTCCCTTCTAACTTCGCCAATGAGTACGTGTCGTCATCTACCCCATGCCTCTCGCCCCCTCAACGACCGATGCTACCGAAATTCATACCCGTCGCGCTGAAACCACTGTCGTTGAACATCCACCGGCCGTCGGCTCTGTGCCGTCCTGGATTAGGGGTATATGGTGGCCCAGCCCCATCGCTATTTCCATCGTTGGGGTGTGACACTCCGTCACCCTACgagttttataattacaaataa
- the LOC100574109 gene encoding keratinocyte proline-rich protein-like isoform X2 codes for MGREFFLSVINAYNKATPVNSYRNPSPTCGTVEPFCGTVDQDSDEGCTCSGSWQPRCCCPNPQNCPHPRRYNLQSCRPQQPTTCSLPSCPAPPIATTPMPYQTIQYSPWSSTSCPDLPCSAPRPCPCHCNAPVAVPAGPLSCAPQQLPCPSCAPQQQSSCPCAEPPLSVNFPSNFANEYVSSSTPCLSPPQRPMLPKFIPVALKPLSLNIHRPSALCRPGLGVYGGPAPSLFPSLGCDTPSPYEFYNYK; via the exons ATGGgtcgtgaattttttttatctgtcatAAACGCGTATAATAag GCTACACCCGTTAACTCGTACAGAAATCCATCACCGACATGTGGCACCGTGGAACCATTTTGTGGTACAGTCGATCAGGACTCCGACGAAGGGTGCACTTGCAGTGGTTCATGGCAACCGCGTTGTTGCTGTCCGAATCCGCAAAACTGTCCTCATCCGCGTCGCTACAATCTGCAGTCGTGCAGACCACAACAACCGACGACATGCTCTCTCCCGTCTTGCCCCGCCCCCCCTATAGCAACGACACCTATGCCCTACCAGACCATCCAGTACTCCCCGTGGTCGAGCACGTCCTGCCCAGACCTCCCTTGCTCGGCCCCACGTCCTTGCCCATGCCACTGCAATGCACCTGTAGCAGTTCCAGCCGGTCCACTGTCTTGCGCCCCGCAGCAACTGCCCTGTCCGTCCTGTGCACCTCAGCAGCAGTCGTCTTGTCCATGCGCTGAGCCACCCTTGTCGGTTAACTTCCCTTCTAACTTCGCCAATGAGTACGTGTCGTCATCTACCCCATGCCTCTCGCCCCCTCAACGACCGATGCTACCGAAATTCATACCCGTCGCGCTGAAACCACTGTCGTTGAACATCCACCGGCCGTCGGCTCTGTGCCGTCCTGGATTAGGGGTATATGGTGGCCCAGCCCCATCGCTATTTCCATCGTTGGGGTGTGACACTCCGTCACCCTACgagttttataattacaaataa